The following proteins come from a genomic window of Musa acuminata AAA Group cultivar baxijiao chromosome BXJ1-7, Cavendish_Baxijiao_AAA, whole genome shotgun sequence:
- the LOC135680066 gene encoding uncharacterized protein LOC135680066, whose amino-acid sequence MALHNIESHRHGAEVFTGDALCRKKSIQLLQELELPRGLFPLEDIQEFGYNRAAGFIWLIQKKKHDHTFKKIKRAVSYAPEVTAFVEKRKMHKMTGVKTKELLLWLSVVEMRVEDPSTGKITFKTGTGLSDSFPVSAFELEE is encoded by the coding sequence ATGGCTCTCCACAACATCGAAAGCCATCGCCACGGTGCTGAGGTCTTCACCGGTGACGCCCTCTGCCGCAAGAAATCCATCCAACTGCTTCAAGAACTGGAGCTCCCGAGGGGGCTCTTCCCCCTCGAGGACATCCAAGAGTTCGGGTACAACCGCGCGGCTGGGTTCATATGGCTGATCCAGAAGAAGAAGCATGACCACACCTTCAAGAAGATCAAGCGGGCGGTGTCGTACGCCCCTGAGGTGACGGCCTTCGTGGAGAAGCGCAAGATGCACAAGATGACGGGGGTGAAGACCAAGGAGCTGCTACTCTGGCTCTCCGTCGTTGAGATGCGCGTCGAGGATCCCTCGACGGGGAAGATCACCTTCAAGACCGGCACTGGGTTGTCCGACAGCTTCCCGGTGTCAGCCTTCGAGCTGGAGGAGTAG